DNA sequence from the Anthonomus grandis grandis chromosome 9, icAntGran1.3, whole genome shotgun sequence genome:
ctcaaaaaaaaaacattgcctcTCTGGAGAAATGCATAAATAAAGCTTACATTTCAcacaaaaaaatcttgttttcttTGTACAGCCTTGATTACGGCAGCGCATAtaggaatttttgttattaacacTGCGTTTTGGTAGATGTTCATTACCAGTGGTCCTGACATCTCTTGGTGGCATCTCCGacttcttgcattttttagcaGGTTGACTTGTTTCTTCATCTAATGAAGAAGTTGGATCTTGAAAACCTTTTGCTTGTGCCCCAAGGGCTACAAAATGCCAGAAAACTCTTACCGGCCATTTTTTTGTTCGCATACAAATGCGATAGTAAGAAATTAGTCACACATGTCCGCTCCTCCCATAGAATGGTTGTAACTAGTGACAGAGTTTGGACATGAAACAAGAAggtacttattatttttcttgtccCATCGGCGTACTTCTGTTACTGGCGCAGAGCCTGAAGATGTTGATGCCATTGTTATTGATCCATAGCTGTCCATCCATTTCAGAAAGGTAATTTTTTGTCTTCTCGCACAAACTCATCAAAGGAACCACGACCATTCGAGAGGAgctctttatcattttttattttgctcttAAGATCTCGCGGAATTCTGTTGTTCATAATTGTCCCTGTTCCCACAACCGCAGCCGTGGTCCAAAAATGcccattaaaatatgtattccaGTCAATATTCGATATTCTTTGGCTGTTGactttagttgttttttttcatttgcttgCATGGCACGAATATTACTTTGTTCTGATAAATTTTCCCAAGAATAATCTGGAAAGTATTCATAAAAATAGTTCAGGGGTGTCCAATACTCATGATCATCTTGTAACTGCCATTCCGGATCAAGGTAGACATCTTCTcgactttcaaaaacatttcttttccattttacttctgcggttttattttttgtttgctccTGGAGAACCTGCTCTCTTATTCTGGATAAGGGAACATTATCGTCATCAGACTCCTCTTCAATGGTATCAGAAACCGAATCTGCGTCTGCCGGCACCGGCTCGTCGTCTTCATTATCATTTGCCTCAATTGATTCACTGTTTTCGGCGGTGATTTCCTTATCATCATCGCTCAAGTAGAAGTCACTGTCATTTAGAATCTCTTCAAGATCTTTATCCGTCAGTGGTTGCAtaccaccttaaaaaaaatacgaaataataacaacaataaaatttaaaatttttggataaaaagtaaaaatttgaaCCAAATACAGTCCCGACGTCCAAAATACTGCACAAAATCAAAAGCCGAACACTCTGTAGATCGACGTTACATTTTCTGTAcgtatatttgttgatttactaAATAGCAgtcaatttatttgattttaatcagtattttatgaaaacaatcgaaaataatgcaaatattaCCTAGTTTCTGATACGACGCCATGATTTACAACACAACACCTGTTCCGTCAAAACAAAACGGAAAAAAATCCAAcgttgccaaatatttttaaccaaatattttttggcgTATGTATGCACGTCCAGTACGCTAAACGGCGGGCTCCAAATCACGTTAAGTCGTCGTGAGCCCGtactaatatattttgaaaaatgtacagcgGGCTGGACGTGTAGACTGAAGAGgctataataaagatatttaagtatattatgggcaacataaacatgtaaaaaaataataaaacattctttagaaacaatcacctaatttggtaaataataagaaataactaaatatatgaCGTACgctggacaaaagtagagagacaaatttaaaaaataaccaatactctttttttttcgaagtaattttttttaattacaaactaaaccatctacaatattagtattttgtaaaatacccattattgtCTATTACAGCCTGATATCTATgtggcattgattcaataagattgtctatgagtttaaaactaatatttttccatttctgttgcaaccgttcgaataattcacctttatttgaatagtttgtatccctaatatcacgatctacaattttccataaattttcgatgggaTTAAGATTGGCTGACTGGGATggccatttaaaaaatgggattttttcttctttgaaaaattgcttcataattttgtAGGAATGCTTCGGGTCATCATCTTGCTTTAATTGGAATCTCAATGGTAAATTGTCTTCGACATAGGGCAACATAACATCTCTGAGAATATCCCTGTACATAAACCTGTTCATTATGCCCTCTATGGGATGTAATAGgcccattccataacctgagaagcaaccccaaaccatcactgatccacctccatgcttaactgtgGGTTTTGTGTACTTGGGATCCAAACGCTGGCCTgaaggacgtctaacatattgaattcCATCAAAATtccattaaacaaattaaacttccagatttatttttttggctctaatgatcctgtcctttcatatcttttgataattgcccaaacagcttttcttttaacatcaaatctacGAGCAATCTCAATTTGACGATTGATATGCATTGATATGCACCCGCgcgatatgcattaataatgcgttgtcttaaatcaagagagaatctaattccgcgtggcatgttgcaccttgagttaaagagcagcaata
Encoded proteins:
- the LOC126740216 gene encoding uncharacterized protein LOC126740216 is translated as MASYQKLGGMQPLTDKDLEEILNDSDFYLSDDDKEITAENSESIEANDNEDDEPVPADADSVSDTIEEESDDDNVPLSRIREQVLQEQTKNKTAEVKWKRNVFESREDVYLDPEWQLQDDHEYWTPLNYFYEYFPDYSWENLSEQSNIRAMQANEKKQLKSTAKEYRILTGIHILMGIFGPRLRLWEQGQL